A stretch of DNA from Vibrio sp. ED004:
AAATTCACCTTGGCACTGCGTCGGTGTTTAGTAATCAAATAGTGGGCAGATTCAGCAGGCATCGAGGATTCCGTCGCCAGAACAAGATCGTTTTTCTCTAACAACTCAGACACCGCAAGCGAACGTACCAACAGCACGCCAATCCCATGCTTAACCGCTTCTAGAGCGTGCAAAGAGTTACTCACTTCGAGCAGCACCTTCGGTAAGGTCATCTCGAATTGATTGTGACTCAACCATTGCAGCCAGTTCTCTCGGTAGCCTTTAACTTGCACGGTCGGCAGAGCAGAAAAATCATGCTTGGCCAAGGCATCTTGATATTGGTTTTTAAATTCTGGACTGCACACCAACTGCCAATGTTCTTGAAACAGTCGCTCACTATGAGTGTCTTCGCTTTCGACCTTGCCGTTGGTCAGCTCGATATCGACATTCTGACAAGGGTTGGTAGATGGCCAGTCCACCAGCTGAATATCGAGCCTGATAAAAGGGTATTTTTGATAAAAAGATGGCAGGCGAGGTAGCAGCCAGTTATGGCAAAAGGTGTGATTAACGCGCAGGCTCAACACGTCGGTTTCTTTTTCCCCGAACAGGATTTGAGTCTGTAGTTTCAGGTGTGCTAATGAACCCGCAACAATCGGTTGATAATGCTGGGCAGCCGACGTCAGCTTTACGCCTTTGGAGCTGCGTTCAAACAGTGTGGTATCGAGAAAGGTTTCTAAACTTTTAAGCTGCTGACTCACCGCAGCTTGCGTAACGCAAAGCTCTCGGGCAGCCGCGCCAATAGAGCCGAGGCGGGCAACAGCTTCGAACGCAACAAGGGCACGTAGAGGGGGTAACATGGCTTCACCTGATTGAAATAAAAGTGAAAAATACTTCAGTCAGGTTTCAGTTTTTTGCGCTTACCGTTACAGATTAATGACGAAGGGACGTTGATCAGATATTTATGATCAACGTCCCTTTTCTCTATTTCATATTTTTAGCGGTGTGTCGTCGCGTGAATCAAACGCAATTACTCTTTGATGTAGAGATCCTTAGAGTAGATACGCCCTTCTACATTGTTCTTCGCAAAACCACCAACACTTGGTCGTACTAGGCGAGCCTGCATATAGTAGTAAATTGGCGCGATCGGCATATCTTCTGCCAGTAACTGTTCGGCTTGGTCATAGAAACCTTGGCGATCTTGTTCACTGGTAGCAGCTAAGGCGCTGTCCATTGCTGCGTCATACTTGTCATTGCTGTAGCGAGCAAAGTTACCCGAAGAACCAGAACGTAACAGGCTCAAGAAGGTTGATGCTTCGTTGTAATCCCCACACCAAGAGGCGCGCATTACATCGAAATCACCTTGGCGACGTGACACCAAGTAAGACTTCCACTCTTGGTTTTCTAGTTCGACTTGTGCGCCCAAGTTGCCCTTCAACATTGACGCAATCGCCACTGCAATCGACTTGTTCGATTCACTGGTGTTGTAAAGCAATTTGAAATCTAGTGGGTTAGACGCATCGTAGCCCGCTTCTTTCAGTAGCTCTTTAGCTTTTTGGTCACGTTCTTTCTGAGTCCAAGTACTGTACTCAGGTTGTGTCGCATCAAAACCAGCTGTGTACTCATGTGCAAAGGTATAAGCTGGTAAGTTGCCCACCTGAGTCACACCATTGGTGATAACGTCACGCATCATAGAATAAGAGACGGCTTTACGTACTCGCGCATCATCAAAAGGTGGTCGCGTAGTATTGAATGCGTAGTAGTAAGTACACAGCAAAGGCACTGTGGTAAACGCATCTTGGTATTTACTTTTAAGTTGCTGCGCCATATGTGTCGGCACGTCCGAAGTAATATCAACCTCGCCCACGGCATAACGGTTGATCGAGGCATTCTGATTCTCAAACGGAATATAAGTCACCTCGGTTAAGTGCGTGTTTGAACTGTCCCAATAGTTAGGATTCTTCTTCAGCTCAATGCGCTCGTTCACCACCCACTCGTCTAGTACGAATGCGCCATTACCGACAAATTGCTTAGGGTCGCTCCACGGCTTGTCGCTACTTTCTGAGGCTACTTTGTACACTGGCATCATGGAGGTGTGGCCCGTCATCGCCACAAAGTAAGGCACTTTACTATCGAGTTCGAACTTCACCGTGTGTTTATCAACAGCCGAAACACCTAGTTCTTCAATCAGCTTCTTACCTTCTGCCACATCAGCAATATTGTTGATTTGGGTGAGCTTGAGATACCAAACATTCGGAGATGCCGTTTTAGGGTCGACCGCGCGTCTTATCGCATATACGAAATCATCGGCCGTCACCGGATCACCATTCGACCATTTCGCGTCTTTACGCAGGTGGAATACAAAGGTCTGGTTGTCTTCTGTTTCCCAAGACTGTGCAACACCCGGAGTGATATTGCCATCGCGATCTTGAATCACTAAACCTTCAAATAGGTCACGTAGAATGTGCATTTCTGGCAGGCCTTCCGCCTTTGCTGGGTCAAGAGTCGCCGCTTCTGCATCATTCGCGCGCACTAAGTGTTGTTCTTTCGCCAGCGAAGTTCCGGCAGGCAATGTGTCAGCAACGGCAGTTACTGAGATAAAAGGGGTCAATAGAGATGAAATGAGTAAAGCCGTTGAATGTTTCTTAAAATCCATATGTTTTTGCTCTCCTAGCCTATCTTTGAAGCAAGTAATAAAATTAACAATGCGACTGTTGACGAGTTTTAACGCTTTAGTTTATTTAAGTAGGTTTGTGTAATCGTTAATACTTGATAGTACTTGATCAATCAGGAGATAAAGGTGAGTTTAATTCCAAGAACGGAAAGAGCTGCATTTTCAATAAAGCCGCTACCATATGGAAAGTCGGTATTGGGCGCACCCTTGCTCTATTTCCCCGCGCAAGTAGAAAGCGAATCTCGCGGGCTGATTTTAACAGGTACACACGGCGATGAAACCGCCTCTATCGCAGGTTTGTCATGCGCGCTAAGAAGCTTGCCAGCAGCTAACTTGCGACACGATGTGATTCTGTCGATGAACCCAGATGGTAATCAGTTAGGTACCCGTGCCAACGCCAATCAAGTTGATTTAAACCGAGCCTTTCCAACTCAAAACTGGACAGAAAGCGGCACCGTTTATCGCTGGAGTTCTCACACACCAGTCAGAGATGTAAAAGTAAAAACTGGGCAAGCCGACCAACTTGAACCGGAAGTGCAGTCGCTCATCAACTTCATTGAACAGCGCAAGCCTCAATTCGTCATCTCTTTCCACGAACCACTCGCCATGGTCGACGACCCAACCCAATCGGAACTCGCCACTTGGTTAGGCAAACAGTTCAACCTACCGCTCGTCGAGGACGTCGATTACGAAACCCCAGGCTCATTCGGCACATGGTGCCAAGAAAGAAACTTGCTATGTATTACCGTGGAGCTACCGCCCGTTTCTGCAGATCTGACTATCGAACAGTATTTAGATGCGTTTGTGGCTGTGTTGGGGTGTGAGGAAGTTAGCGCAACTCATTTTTGGACATAAACGATTTAGCGCTAATAAAGTTAAAGATTAGAAAAGGTATCCTGCTTTGCTTTACGTTCGTCAATACATGTGTACTAAATAGATAACAATTATTTTATAATACGTTTTTTTCACTTAGGACATAAATAGATGTGGTGGTACACCATTTTAAATAAAATAGGACTAAAATTGTTAATAATCCTGGCGTTTTTTGCTATGTTTGCAATATCTACAGAACCATTAATTATTGATAACAACCTTTTGATCATGATGTTTTCTTGGGGTTTTTCTGGACAAAGTATAATTCATAACCTGTCCCTAGGGATAATAGTTAGCTGGATTTTTTATTTTTTTGTTGTACATATACCAGAAAAGAAAAGGTAACGAGATCTTACCCCGTTTATAAGTGATAAGATTTTCAAAATAACCAGAGAGATTGCCTCTGTTGTTGCTGAAACCGCAAAGTTTGCAGATACTGATAAGTTGCTTTCTACTTTATCAAAAGAAGATTTTCAATTAATTTTCGATAAAATCCCTGCAAGCTCGATAGGTAGGATCTGCTCTTCCGCATCGAAACCTTTAGATGTTGAATCCTTAGATATGTATATACTTAACTCAATAAATAGAGTGCGCGATAATATTGACGAACTTTTTACCTATATCACCTTTATTGATAGCAATATATTAAGAGAAATTAACGATTTACGACACTCTAGGGTTCCATTACATCCTTTTGAAATAAAGATTTTTACGAATGCTATTCGTAAAGGCAAAGGAAAAAAAAGTTACAACTCACTTGGGCATACAATATATTTTTATATCAGAAATGCATTACTTTACAAAGGTTGAATAAAACTGTATACAATCATGAATACACATCAAATTTGGACGCATTAAAACTAGGAAGTAATATTTATTGTGAGGGTGAAATTATTGAAAACTTTAAGAAAAATTTTCAAGAAGGAAACGTATCTTTTGTAAACAACAAAATTCAGGTTGAAACTGAAGTTGATGGTAGTACTGTTCTCTTTTTATTTGATGAGGAGTATAATTATTATGATTTGGTTACATTGACACAATGTATTAAGAAGAGTAATGAAGATCTTATCAAATTAAATGAACAATATAAGAATACAGAAGTTAGATCTATAAGATTTAAATCACCTTACGGATTATCGCTTAATTAATAAAATACAGCAATAAGTACAAGCCTAACGAATCCCCTCATATTTTCCCTAGTCCGGCATTGTGTGAGTCTTTGATATCGCCGATGATTTCGTACCTCTCTTCCTAGACGGGATATGGATAGAACTCGGCGGTGTTTAATGTTGTTGGCTTGGAAGTAAAAATGCCCCTTGGCTTGCACTGCAATGAGGCCATTTCACCACATCAAGATTTCAGCGAGCAACGCAATAAGAAGCAGGATATCCAATCGCTTAATACAACGAGTTCTGTTGTGACGAAGTGCGAACCCATAGGCGGTACTCTTTAGATCGCGGAAGACTTCTTCTATTTGCATGTGCTTGGCGTACAGGTTGGTAGTTTGTACTTCATTTAAAATATGGCGACTCTTCAACACATTACTGGTAATCCGAAAAGCTTGTCAGCGACTTTGCTAAATTAGTAAACCATCAATAACCACAGGTATGATAACTCACTTATTAGATTGTCCAGTATAACTGGAGCAGATCAGTTCTCGGAGTAATCTCATAATGGACATCGGTGCCCGTTTTTTGCTGGATGCACTGAACCCTTTCATAGATAACTCCTTGCGAAGAAACATCGTAAACGTGTAGTTTTAGCAAGTCACTCGCTCTTAACTTGCTATCTATAGCCAGGTTCAATAGCGCGAGCTGCATAAAATCGTTTTCAATCTCCAGCCTAGTTCTGATTCGCTAGATTTCTTCAAGTTTGAATGGTCTTTTGATGCCACTGCATTTTCCAGAAGATAGCTTTCTCATGATGACCTCCTCCCAATATTGTTGGTCAACATGAAGTTTGGCAGTCAAATTTAGTTGACCACTACAGGGAGAGCCGAAACGTCGCTGGACAGGAACGAGTTCGATGGCAACTTCCTGTTCATTACTTTTTAAACACTAACAGGTACAGTGGCGGAGCTTTTAAGCCTAGCAATCCAAAACCCAAAAACAATAAATGCAAAAAACAAAATATGTAACCATAATTTTGGCCCAACATCAGTATTGATTGCTGATAAAGAACTGAGTGAAGGAAATTTTTCTGTTGTCACTAGTTTTACAACAAATTCATTGGCTGGTGTTGCAATAAGTGTTGTCATCCAACCTAAGACCGCTATTTGTATAGCGCTAACAGTAAAAGATGAGTTGAAAATGAAAATAAGATTTGAAAGTGCTGCATAAGAAACAGAAACACCAATATGTACAAGCCACGATAACAAAAGTGCACTCGTTTTGTTGTAGCCACCAAATTCAACATAGGCAGCAGCATGTCGTGAAGTAAGTGTCGACATACCAAAAAGTGGTTGGATTAGTATGAAGGCGATGCTTGCGACAAGGGCAACAATTAATGTAGTAACAATACTATTTTTATTCATATTCTTTAACTCAAATTAAATTAACTTTGATAGAAAAAGTTGAGTACAAAACAACTTAATCTTCAAATATACAAACTGAACGACCGTTCAAATTCACTATTGAACCTAGCATTAACAAGAGGTGTGTGCAAGATTTTGTTCATTTGGTCTGAACAGAAATTGTCAATGACAAACTTTGGGGTACAAACGAGTCAAACAAGCTTGAAGCTACAGTTATCACGTAAAAATAGAAAACTGAGAATAATGTTTGCTGTCGGAAAGCCGCTTTGTAAAGCTTCCAACCCTGCTGGTTACCTGTCAATTTCACCGTGAAATTCGACAATGAAAAGCGACTTAAACACTTGTTTTGTAATGATTAATTGCAGGGCAGGTGCGAAAGTTATCTTTTTTTTAGAAAACGCATTCCGAACTGAAGGCGGTCAATACCAGCCACTATTGACCGCTGGTCGCTCGTAATAGAGCTACTTTTTGTAGTTATGGTCGTTTCTTGTTTTAGAAAAGCTAAGCTAGATTCTTTAGACTTACCACATAAGTGTATGGTTTATAAATACTTTAACGGAAAGATAAGTTCATTTCGCAGGTTGCGTTTCGCACACTGCGAAATGAGCGTCCAACTTGATGTATGGAATCCACTCCCTCTCTGCCAATCTACACTTAGCAGAGTACCGTTATAACGAGGGTTCCAATATGTTGACTAAAAATATTATCGTTATCGACTTAGCAAAAAATGTTCTGCAAGCCTGCCATATCAGTGTTCATGGTGAGTTACTGTCTAACAAGCCTCTGAGCCGTCAAAAAATGAAAGAGTTTCTGGCAAAGGCTAAG
This window harbors:
- a CDS encoding LysR substrate-binding domain-containing protein, giving the protein MLPPLRALVAFEAVARLGSIGAAARELCVTQAAVSQQLKSLETFLDTTLFERSSKGVKLTSAAQHYQPIVAGSLAHLKLQTQILFGEKETDVLSLRVNHTFCHNWLLPRLPSFYQKYPFIRLDIQLVDWPSTNPCQNVDIELTNGKVESEDTHSERLFQEHWQLVCSPEFKNQYQDALAKHDFSALPTVQVKGYRENWLQWLSHNQFEMTLPKVLLEVSNSLHALEAVKHGIGVLLVRSLAVSELLEKNDLVLATESSMPAESAHYLITKHRRSAKVNFFCDWLYHQMEDGELEERFSNG
- a CDS encoding ABC transporter substrate-binding protein — encoded protein: MDFKKHSTALLISSLLTPFISVTAVADTLPAGTSLAKEQHLVRANDAEAATLDPAKAEGLPEMHILRDLFEGLVIQDRDGNITPGVAQSWETEDNQTFVFHLRKDAKWSNGDPVTADDFVYAIRRAVDPKTASPNVWYLKLTQINNIADVAEGKKLIEELGVSAVDKHTVKFELDSKVPYFVAMTGHTSMMPVYKVASESSDKPWSDPKQFVGNGAFVLDEWVVNERIELKKNPNYWDSSNTHLTEVTYIPFENQNASINRYAVGEVDITSDVPTHMAQQLKSKYQDAFTTVPLLCTYYYAFNTTRPPFDDARVRKAVSYSMMRDVITNGVTQVGNLPAYTFAHEYTAGFDATQPEYSTWTQKERDQKAKELLKEAGYDASNPLDFKLLYNTSESNKSIAVAIASMLKGNLGAQVELENQEWKSYLVSRRQGDFDVMRASWCGDYNEASTFLSLLRSGSSGNFARYSNDKYDAAMDSALAATSEQDRQGFYDQAEQLLAEDMPIAPIYYYMQARLVRPSVGGFAKNNVEGRIYSKDLYIKE
- the mpaA gene encoding murein tripeptide amidase MpaA, producing the protein MSLIPRTERAAFSIKPLPYGKSVLGAPLLYFPAQVESESRGLILTGTHGDETASIAGLSCALRSLPAANLRHDVILSMNPDGNQLGTRANANQVDLNRAFPTQNWTESGTVYRWSSHTPVRDVKVKTGQADQLEPEVQSLINFIEQRKPQFVISFHEPLAMVDDPTQSELATWLGKQFNLPLVEDVDYETPGSFGTWCQERNLLCITVELPPVSADLTIEQYLDAFVAVLGCEEVSATHFWT